In the genome of Populus trichocarpa isolate Nisqually-1 chromosome 10, P.trichocarpa_v4.1, whole genome shotgun sequence, the window CTTctgtattatttcaattttcaactgatcttgttttatttattcaatttgtttatgattttactCCTGTTCCTGCATTTTCTATTATACCTGGATTCTCAACTATGTGTTGCTTGTCAGAGCAATATGACCCAGAGGTGTGCTTGGGCCATTTGAGAAGGTATACATTTAAGGAGCTTCGCTCTGCTACTGATCATTTCAGTTCAAAGAATATTCTTGGGAGAGGTGGATTTGGTATCGTGTACAAGGGATGCTTGAATGATGGAACTCTGGTTGCTGTCAAAAGGCTAAAAGACTATGACATTGCTGGTGGTGAAATCCAATTCCAGACAGAAGTAGAAACAATAAGTTTGGCTATTCATCGAAATCTTCTGAGGCTCTCTGGGTTCTGCACGACTGAGAATGAAAGGCTTCTCGTTTACCCCTACATGCCGAATGGGAGTGTAGCATCTCAATTAAGAGGTCAGTAAAAATGAACTCTTAAGTGTTTAGTAATCATtgcacaatttttattttgtttaaagaatTAAACTTGCATGTGGGTGAGCTTATAACCCCAAATGTGGTGATGAACCGTATAGCAAGTTTACTCATAAAGAATCTACTGAAAGAAAGGGGGCATCCTCACCATTGCCATGCCACTACTTTTGTGACAATCCTTCAATCACTGACATCATATGCCTACTTCATCAGTGGGCACTACCAAAGTAACACCATGGATGCACAAGAGCAACTGAGGTGACTCTAAGAACCTGTGAAACCTCTGTCACCATCACTACCTATCTACAGAGTCACTGCCACAATTAAAAGCATGCTCTTCCCCAGGTGCCAAGTATCTGATTGCACCACCATGATGCTGACCAATGTGCCATGATTTTCTAGCTTGTGGCAGCATATCTTTTCCTAACCGAATCTCTAGCATTCACCCCCTGACAGAGACATGACTATACATAAAAAACTTGGccataatgaaatttaaatatagCCTTAGTCTGATATTGTCGTGTTTCATCTCCATTCTTCCAGCGTgttcttaagaaaatatttattggaAATGCTATATTTGCTAGTTTAGCTTCTTAAATGAACACATTTAAAGTTCATTGTTCACTTTAAGGTTAAATTTCTCATcctaccccccccccccccctaatatttttaaattgtctgCTCAAGTTTAGTCTCATTGGTTGTGGATTCTATCTTTAGATCATATTCATGGCCGAGCAGCATTGGACTGGGCAAGAAGAAAGAGGATAGCTCTGGGTACAGCTAGAGGGCTCCTATACTTGCATGAGCAATGCGACCCCAAAATTATTCACCGCGACGTCAAAGCAGCCAACATTTTGTTGGACGAGGACTTTGAGGCAGTAGTTGGAGATTTTGGGCTGGCAAAGCTTTTGGATCACAGAGATTCCCATGTGACCACAGCTGTTCGTGGCACCGTTGGTCATATTGCTCCGGAGTATTTATCAACAGGTCAGTCATCAGAAAAGACTGATGTGTTTGGGTTTGGGATCTTGCTTCTTGAGCTAGTCACAGGTCAGAAGGCATTAGATTTTGGAAGGGCAGCGAACCAGAAAGGTGTCATGCTTGATTGGGTacactctttttctttctctctctctatctccctGCTTCCCCCCTCCCTCTCCTAGTAGCTTTTGCAACcatgaataaataattgaatgatAACATGATGAACTCAGCATTTATATTGTAGACTTTTGTCATCTGGGACACTTCGAAGTGGAGTGTCTTGAGATTGCACATTCCACATTTCCACCTACTTGTGCAACAGCTTGTTAGAACTCTATATCTGCTCCTGATGGTGCATCAGGTGTTTCCTACAACATTATCAGGAAAAAAATGCATGGTCAGCTTCATTTGTTGGCAGTTAAGATAGAATTCTATATTACAGAGATTCCGAGCATGGAGTTAAAACATATTGATCCAATATCGTTCTGAATTCAGATAATCAACACCACCTCAtctttgctcctttttttttttccaggtgaAGAAGCTCCATCATGAAAGAAAGCTAAATCTCATGGTGGATAAGGATCTGAGAGGCAATTTTGACAGAATTGAATTAGAAGAAATGGTCCAGGTTGCTCTTTTATGCACGCAATTTAATCCTTCTCACCGTCCAAAGATGTCTGAAGTACTAAAGATGTTAGAAGGTGATGGTTTAGCTGAGAAATGGGAAGCCTCACAAAGGGTCGAGACCCCAAGGTTTAGATCATGTGAAAACCCTCCTCAAAGATATTCAGATTATATAGAAGAATCTTCACTGGTGGTAGAAGCCATGGAGCTTTCTGGTCCTCGGTGACAATCATTTCACACTCACTTCTACACCTCCTTGCCTGATCAAACATTAAGTTGCAGAACTTTGATGATGAAAATTATGTCATTGTTAATAGTGGTTGAATGCATGTATTCATCtgtaaaaagcaaaaagaaagcCATGTATAAACAAACATCTCGGTTCTTTGTTGGAAAGCCAGTTTGAGTTGATTGCTCCCAGCTGAGATCCCTTGCAAATCTTGGATCATAGAGACTTGTATTTAATTTAGTCTGTGCTGCCATTTTGTCTCAGCAGCCAGAAATGTGAGAAATACATCCACCAGCACAGCCTTCATGTACTAGGAGGGTCCACAAACCAAATGGGCTGCAACCCGGCTCCCTGCAATATCCATTGGTTCCGGCCAAAATACATGTATGCTTCCCGTCATTTTTTCAAGGAAGAATATTCAGACTTGGATCTCTCTGATGGAGAGTTGAGGTCGTGTAAATcgtttggttttttctttctttctttcggcAAACAAATGTATTACGCGGTTTCATTATGGATCGAATTACGattaatactatatatatatataaaaactaaaggcCCTTATTTGTGAAATGGGCTCCAAGAGTCCACCCAAGATCCAACCAAATAAACGAGAAAAAAGTCCAAATACAAGGACTAAAGCAATCAAACAATGAAGCCTAACTCATGCTGCCGAAACCTCCAATCACACACACGTAAATATCTAGGGCACTGCTCCCTTAGCTAGTCATATACTAAGACGAGATCTACAggattaatttgttaaattcatgattttagGAATTTAGTgagtttgttaatatttttttaatttaattatataataaataaatataaatatcaatttaaaataaataaatattaaaattaaagaaaaaatcaataaaaacccaataataaaattaggtcaagaaaaaagaaaaaaaaagttagatcaAATGCGCAtgtggaaataaaataaaattaattattcattaaatattaaGATGTATCATACAAATAGCAATTTgacaaagttttgtttttaaaattaatagggTCACAAgagttgtttataatttaatttttataattccttgaaactatttaattaatcattgtagtataaaaattaattaaatgatatctTAATCAGTTAGCATTATTTGtaaaatgaataattatattttaacaatttaaatacatatttagTTATTAATGTGGTTGTTCACGCACACGTGTGTGTATTATATTGTGTATTTtgttatagttttatttttaataggaaaaccaaaaataaatctcCTTTAGAAATTCAagtatttaatgaaataaaatttaaattcatcctTATGTattcacattttcttttatatgtcattttcttgatatcaaaattaatatttttcatgattgaaattaattcaaataaacttattatatcaaaaatcaatatttttcgtGATTGAAATCAATTCCAGccaataattttctcttttcaatcaaaattcaacaattctatttttcctctctcagaaccaaaattaaaacaaaatatagtaGAGGACCAAAAGTGAAATGTATTAAACTATAAGTACTTAACATGTATCGACTTAAACGTAAGAGGATGTCAGTTAAATTTTCACGTCAAATGTTAAACAGCCACGTGGTTTATCTGTATATTTATACTTTGATCTTCTGTCTTGCAATCTTACCCTTCATTAAGAGATTTTGACAAATTAGTCATTAATTAAAGCATAAagggatgcaattaaaaaaaaagattttataagagaaaaaacagcACGTCAATGTTTTACCTGGGCATTTTAGTTTGGTCAATTGCCCgacaatacttttaaatatagtCAAGCTGGATGAGTCATCACGGTAATCTATTGACATGGTTGCCCCCGTCGAATTTCAAAGCAATTTCTGTGAGAGTTGACCAAGTCTGGCCTGGTCAATTTAGTGGGTGCACTTACTAATCAGTTGACATAATAAAAAccgatttaaaaaatatatatatatatattttaaaaagacattgatttaaattttttatataaaaatattgaaacaaatatattttttactgacCTGGTCAAATCAGGTATATCTTCCTAGCCGTGGCCGATGTCATGACTGTAGTTGTATTTAATAATCttgcttttcaaaatttattttatgatcagttaaataattataaaaataaatatttgcatgaaaaaaattgaataaaattattgagaaaaaatgtaattttttaatcaaattatctttttttatttttgtaataattttttactgtaaaagttgtgtttttaatagtattatagttcattgttaaaaataataataataaataaaagtttgaagaaattatatcatttaagataaaaaaaaattaaaatttcatattgactcgtttgtttttacatttgtttaaaacttgttttttattttttatttattgtggagcattgttttttaaacaagattagtttttaattaatttaatattaaaatgtaaaattaaaaaaaaaactactggaATAAATTCGGATTAAACCGgtaacttgaataaaaaaacaaagtacacGAAAATTACATGATGTAATCTTAAATAAATCTCAAATAATTTCTTCTCGGAAAAAACAATGCTGTAGCAACGAAGCTGACGGAAAAGTTGCAGTGTGCTGAAATCAGCGTGCTCCTGCCACCGAAATGATTCTTTCTCCCGAACAGACACACACTTATGCTACGATTCAGATGATTAGTGCATCTAACGGCGGTGCCAGCCCTGGCGCTCTCTGAGAATCAAGAGCTCGCGCCGCGTGCGTCCATGTCAGAAATTTATGACTCCATAGAACAACCACGTGATGATTTTTTCATGTCGACgggaagggttttttttatttttgttttgtttctggaGGTGGATTTTCTACtcttttattcttaataataataataataataataataataatgacgacgacgacgaggAGAATTGACGGGTGATCCTACAAActcataaaaatcatataagaCCTCCATAATTGATCCATCCATTTATCACTTGTAAcgaatcaaaatacttttttattaagtaaattattttttattaatgataataaaataaaaagtttacacataaaagtaataaaaatagtagCTGATAGcctgataataataaatataatgataataatatttataataatgatgCGAATATGTTGATGATTAGCTGggaaatactttttattaatttattttataatatttattaagcataaaaaataagaaaaattttcaaaaaatattttccaacaaacttggatttaaacataaaatcacATCcacttaattattttgattagcACAAGtagaacaaatcaaataaaaaatatgaaaaaattaagagtaaaaaaagaaatgggtaATTAATTAAGTAGTAGTGGGAGCTATCcaaatatgataattatatGGCAGTTCCTTTTCTCTCCACGCCGAAACACACCAACAAGAGCAGCCGAGGAACACTGCTACcgatcttttctcttcttttctttccatcGTAGTAAACAGTATTCAGCATTATAAGTGCTCCCTACTTGATACATTTATCCGAAGAACTCAAGGGTTTTTATTCTCAAGAAGAATatcactcttttcttttattttcatggattcttttgatttcaaacaATTTTCTTTCACAAATGGAATTGTTAGATTAGATTAGgttattgcattttgatttttgattccTTTAATAAAAACGGGCTttacatttctttcttcttcttcttattttgtgtGTTCTTCTACATGGAATCTAAAAGACTTGCCTTGCCAGACCAGCTTCTTGCGCCCAGAAGGAAGCCATTTCTGTTGTGGGTTGTTGCTTCTCTTATAatactctctctcttctttctcactacttctttcaagGGTCGAATTGTGACCCCTTTCTTTCAAGGCTTCAATAGTGTTACTCGTAATTCTTCTCTTGTTTCATGGCCTTTCTCTCGTTTTCCTCCTTCCGAAAATAGTACTGCCAGTCCCCCGTCTAGCGTGATAGGGGTCGTTTTAGAGAAAACCTATGTCGGCAATTTCACTGAGATTACTCAAAATGGAAGTTTTGGTGATGAAGCAACTTCTGTACCAAAATCCCCTGAAGCAAAAAGTGGGAATTTGACAGATTCTAGCGGAGATGGGGGGGTTTTAGAGAGGCCCCTTTTGGGTGTTATTGAAGTTGGGAATCACAGCCTTTCTAGCAATGTGGATGATGCAGATGCAAAGAGAAGCGCAGAAGGAAAATCTGTAGAAAATCTTAttgcagaaaataaaaatgagggcAATGAAGAAAATGGTAGATTCCCTGGTGGTGGAGGCGAACAAGGGGGCCATAATAAAGTTTCTTTTGAGAAATGTGACATATTTGATGGTAAGTGGGTGAGGGATGATTCGAAGCCATACTATCCTCCAGGCTCCTGTCCTTATATTGATAAGGATTTTGATTGTCACCTAAATGGGAGGCCAGATGTTGGATTTGTTAAATGGAAATGGCAGCCAAATGGGTGTGACATTCCAAGGTATGTTCTAtctcaaattcaattcaatttaatggatgttattatttttgttaatggaagtgaaaaataaagttaaaatcaCCACACATCATTTTCTGCAGGTAGTGAAAGTTGGTTAGAAAGCTTGATTGATTGGAAAAATTCTGTAAATCATGGAAAATGTTATGTAATTATACACCTATTGTTTAGTTACTCAAAGAATCAAATCATCCTGCATGGGATGGATTATCAATTAAAACTTTTGAgtttcaaaataaagaaaaagtatGTTCAATTTGTTGGGGCTATTCTGTATATATGACCTAGAGGCTATAGCTGATTACATGcatgattcaattaaaaaagaaaagagagagagagagagagagagagagagagagagaagagagagaatcaAGTAGCGGGTTCATTGCATTTCTTAACATACCTCTCAGTTAACATACCTATTAAAATACTAATGGTTGTTGTGTAaggatttatttaatctttagaTTATAGACTAATATGGGCAACTTTGAAATTCAGTCATTGTGTTTTGGGTATAAACTGTCTTTTCTTATCTCATTGTTAATTACTGAATCTGTCCAGTTTGAACGCAACTGATTTTCTTGAGAGATTAAGAGGAAAGAAGCTGGTTTTTGTTGGGGATTCACTTAATAGGAACATGTGGGAGTCTCTGGTGTGCATCCTTAGCAATAGCATCGGAAAGAAGAAACGAGTTTATGAGATATCAGGAAGGAGGGAATTCAAGAAGAAGGGTTTCTATGCTTTTAGATTTGAGGcaagtttttcattttgaaaaaaaataaaattatggcaAGTTTCTTGATACTGAACACATTGTTAATCAGGTTCATTCCATGTGTTCTACTGAACACATTGTTTGTGTGTTTTGAGAAAATGCTTATTCTATGTGTATGTCTCTGATACTTTGCTGTGATTGTAGGATTACAACTGCACGGTGGATTTTGTTAGTTCTCCATTTCTTGTTAGAGAATCATCCTTCAAAAGTAAAAATGGAACATTTGAGACCTTAAGGTTGGATTTGATGGACCGGACAACTTCAATGTACCATGATGCAGATGTCATAATTTTTAATACAGGTCATTGGTGGACCCATGATAAAACTTCCAGAGGGTGAGtacaatttgtttattttgttaaaatactCTTGCCTTCATGTTGTTTAAACCATGGATTGCAGAAGCTCTGAAAGGAAAGGCCTTTTTCGCTtgcaaaataaagttttgtgcTATTTTCACTCTGGTATTCTGTGCATAAGAAACTGACATTTGCATGCTATATGTGACAGAGTGCATTTCCAATCAAGGAATTAACCTCTTTGGGTCTTCTGTTTTGCACTTTATTGTTTCGCAGAGAAGACTATTACCAGGAAGGTAATCATATACACCGAAGACTCAAGGTCCTGGAAGCATATAAGAGAGCACTTTTGACTTGGGCAAGATGGATCGACAAGAACATTGATAGAAATCGAACACTGGTTTTATTCAAAGGTTATTCAGTTACTCATTTCAGGTACAGAACTGTTTCGTGCTCTCTATTTAGCTTCTAGTTATgactttttcttcctttttttttcttggtccaATGCTTATAGTTATGACTAGCACTCTGTTTGCATGCGTTCTTCATTGTCATATATTCATGCTCTCTTAGCTGTGTCTTTCTGTTACTTTCATATCCTTGAACCTTCTTTCTTTGTGGAAAAGCTTGCCTTTATTTCTCCATCATTTACATGAATCAAGTAATAAAATATC includes:
- the LOC7460771 gene encoding protein NSP-INTERACTING KINASE 3, which encodes MESRRSFRLCRVVFLVLALMEISTATLSPAGINYEVVALVAIKTALRDPYNVLDNWDINSVDPCSWRMVTCTPDGYVLALGLPSQSLSGTLSPSIGNLTNLQSVLLQNNAISGPIPAAIGKLEKLLTLDLSNNTFSGEMPTSLGNLKNLNYLRLNNNSLTGPCPESLSKLNGLTLVDLSFNNLSGSLPKISARTFKVTGNPLICGPKASDNCSAVFPEPLSLPPNGQSDSRTNSHRVAIAFGASFGAAFSIIIIIGLLVWWRCRHNQQIFFDVNEQYDPEVCLGHLRRYTFKELRSATDHFSSKNILGRGGFGIVYKGCLNDGTLVAVKRLKDYDIAGGEIQFQTEVETISLAIHRNLLRLSGFCTTENERLLVYPYMPNGSVASQLRDHIHGRAALDWARRKRIALGTARGLLYLHEQCDPKIIHRDVKAANILLDEDFEAVVGDFGLAKLLDHRDSHVTTAVRGTVGHIAPEYLSTGQSSEKTDVFGFGILLLELVTGQKALDFGRAANQKGVMLDWVKKLHHERKLNLMVDKDLRGNFDRIELEEMVQVALLCTQFNPSHRPKMSEVLKMLEGDGLAEKWEASQRVETPRFRSCENPPQRYSDYIEESSLVVEAMELSGPR
- the LOC18102398 gene encoding protein trichome birefringence-like 2 encodes the protein MESKRLALPDQLLAPRRKPFLLWVVASLIILSLFFLTTSFKGRIVTPFFQGFNSVTRNSSLVSWPFSRFPPSENSTASPPSSVIGVVLEKTYVGNFTEITQNGSFGDEATSVPKSPEAKSGNLTDSSGDGGVLERPLLGVIEVGNHSLSSNVDDADAKRSAEGKSVENLIAENKNEGNEENGRFPGGGGEQGGHNKVSFEKCDIFDGKWVRDDSKPYYPPGSCPYIDKDFDCHLNGRPDVGFVKWKWQPNGCDIPSLNATDFLERLRGKKLVFVGDSLNRNMWESLVCILSNSIGKKKRVYEISGRREFKKKGFYAFRFEDYNCTVDFVSSPFLVRESSFKSKNGTFETLRLDLMDRTTSMYHDADVIIFNTGHWWTHDKTSRGEDYYQEGNHIHRRLKVLEAYKRALLTWARWIDKNIDRNRTLVLFKGYSVTHFRGGQWNSGGRCHKETEPIFNTAYLGKYPSKMRAFQHVLQETKTPVIYLNISRLTAYRKDAHPSIYRMTYNTAEERIAAERSQDCSHWCLPGVPDTWNELLYASLLKVGLGSWKK